The following are encoded together in the Macadamia integrifolia cultivar HAES 741 chromosome 10, SCU_Mint_v3, whole genome shotgun sequence genome:
- the LOC122091269 gene encoding protein TIFY 5A: MREMTLQPLSVRRNCNLDLRLPPPGLDFLPATTGSAGDDTPMTQRSSVETPQQLTIFYNGRICVCDVTELQARAIICVAKREMEERMNTPRSEPVSPLQCQLQSPAGLSMKRSLQQFLQKRKNRIQATSPYKEQ, from the exons ATGAGAGAGATGACTCTCCAGCCACTTTCTGTGAGAAGAAACTGCAACCTTGACCTCCGGCTTCCTCCGCCAGGTCTCGATTTCCTTCCGGCCACAACGGGTTCCGCCGGCGACGACACTCCCAT GACTCAGAGATCTTCAGTAGAGACCCCACAACAACTCACTATTTTCTACAATGGCCGCATTTGTGTCTGCGATGTTACAGAGCTTCAG GCTAGAGCTATCATATGTGTGGcaaaaagagagatggaggaaagGATGAACACACCGCGATCGGAACCTGTCTCACCCTTGCAATGTCAACTTCAAAGTCCGGCGGGTCTGTCAATGAAGAGATCACTGCAGCAATTCCTTCAGAAACGAAAGAATCGAATCCAAGCCACTTCCCCTTACAAGGAGCAATGA